In Thermocrinis minervae, a single genomic region encodes these proteins:
- the guaB gene encoding IMP dehydrogenase produces the protein MEILEGLTFDDVLLVPQYSEVLPTDVDVSTYLTKRIKLNIPIVSAAMDTVTESRLAIALAREGGIGIIHRNMSIEDQAKEVERVKKSESGMILKPVTVKPDTTVEDALKLMETYKISGVPVVEDGGKLVGILTNRDLRFIRPSDYKRKVSEFMTKGNLVVAREMVTLEEATEILQRHKIEKLPIVDKEGRLVGLITIKDIIKKRKYPRACKDEYGRLRVGAAVGTGPDTKDRVDALVSAGVDVLVVDTAHGHSKRVLETVEWIKSNYDVDVIAGNIATKEGAKALIEAGADAIKVGVGPGSICTTRIVAGVGVPQLTAIMMAYEVAKEYGVPVIADGGIRYSGDIVKALAAGADAVMLGNLLAGTEEAPGETIYYQGRAYKVYRGMGSLGAMMSRQSADRYGQEGAEKFVPEGIEGRVPYKGKLSDVVFQLVGGLRSGMGYVGARNIQELKQKAKFIRITWAGYRESHVHDVQITKEAPNYWVE, from the coding sequence ATGGAGATACTGGAAGGTCTTACGTTTGATGACGTTCTTTTGGTACCTCAGTACTCTGAGGTCCTGCCCACCGATGTGGATGTAAGCACATACCTTACAAAAAGGATAAAGCTAAACATACCCATAGTCTCTGCAGCTATGGACACGGTTACAGAATCTCGGCTTGCTATAGCCTTAGCAAGAGAGGGTGGTATAGGCATAATCCACAGAAACATGAGCATAGAGGATCAGGCAAAGGAGGTAGAGAGAGTCAAAAAGTCCGAAAGTGGCATGATACTAAAACCCGTAACCGTAAAGCCAGATACTACCGTTGAAGATGCCCTTAAACTAATGGAGACTTACAAGATATCTGGAGTACCTGTAGTAGAAGATGGGGGGAAGCTCGTAGGCATTCTGACAAACAGGGATCTAAGGTTCATAAGACCATCCGATTACAAAAGAAAGGTATCGGAGTTTATGACCAAGGGAAACCTAGTAGTTGCAAGGGAGATGGTAACGTTAGAAGAAGCAACAGAGATACTCCAAAGACACAAGATAGAGAAGTTACCCATAGTGGATAAAGAAGGTAGACTTGTAGGGCTCATCACCATAAAGGACATAATTAAGAAGAGGAAATATCCAAGGGCTTGTAAGGACGAATATGGAAGACTCAGAGTTGGGGCAGCTGTAGGAACAGGTCCAGATACAAAAGACAGGGTGGATGCTTTGGTATCTGCGGGCGTTGACGTTCTGGTAGTAGACACAGCACACGGACACTCTAAGAGGGTTTTAGAGACTGTGGAGTGGATAAAGTCCAACTACGATGTAGACGTTATAGCTGGTAACATAGCTACAAAGGAAGGAGCTAAGGCTCTAATAGAGGCTGGTGCAGATGCTATAAAAGTGGGTGTGGGACCTGGTTCCATATGTACTACAAGGATAGTGGCCGGTGTAGGCGTGCCACAGCTCACTGCCATAATGATGGCTTACGAAGTTGCCAAGGAATACGGAGTTCCTGTTATAGCAGACGGTGGGATAAGGTATTCGGGTGACATCGTCAAAGCTTTGGCGGCCGGAGCTGATGCGGTCATGCTTGGGAACCTTTTGGCAGGTACAGAGGAAGCTCCAGGAGAGACCATCTACTACCAAGGAAGGGCGTACAAGGTTTACAGGGGTATGGGTTCCTTAGGTGCTATGATGAGCAGACAGTCAGCTGACAGGTACGGACAGGAAGGAGCTGAGAAGTTCGTCCCAGAGGGTATAGAAGGTAGAGTGCCATACAAGGGTAAGCTTTCGGATGTGGTCTTCCAGCTTGTGGGTGGTCTGAGGTCTGGTATGGGGTACGTGGGTGCAAGGAATATACAAGAACTAAAGCAGAAGGCTAAGTTTATCAGGATAACCTGGGCAGGTTATAGAGAATCACACGTGCACGATGTTCAGATAACCAAGGAAGCACCCAACTACTGGGTGGAGTAA
- a CDS encoding class I SAM-dependent methyltransferase, whose protein sequence is MAHKFDPQKLSKLDDPARLELFDPVKVFREFGLREGMHVLDVGTGAGFYLPYISSIVGPKGKVYAIDVQQEAVDYARKKVESLGLQNVEVLKSEENSIPLPEHSVDFVLMTFVFHELSDPITFLKELERVAKPFGYLAIIDWKKEERDKGPPPEEVYSEWEVGLMLEEAGLKVGRVIEVGKYCFGVYALFPDRTLEERQSIPIKIPPGLQG, encoded by the coding sequence ATGGCTCATAAGTTCGATCCGCAGAAGCTAAGCAAGTTAGACGATCCAGCACGCCTTGAACTGTTTGACCCTGTGAAGGTCTTTAGAGAGTTTGGGCTTAGAGAGGGTATGCATGTGCTTGATGTAGGTACAGGTGCAGGCTTCTACTTACCGTACATATCCTCTATAGTTGGACCAAAGGGTAAGGTTTATGCTATAGATGTTCAACAAGAAGCTGTGGACTACGCAAGAAAAAAGGTAGAAAGCCTAGGCCTGCAAAACGTAGAGGTTCTAAAGTCCGAGGAAAACAGCATACCCTTGCCTGAGCATTCGGTAGACTTTGTACTCATGACCTTTGTGTTCCATGAGCTTTCCGACCCTATAACCTTTTTGAAGGAACTTGAGAGGGTTGCAAAACCCTTCGGCTATCTGGCAATCATAGATTGGAAGAAGGAGGAAAGGGACAAGGGACCTCCACCAGAGGAAGTCTACTCTGAATGGGAAGTGGGTCTTATGTTGGAAGAGGCTGGGCTAAAGGTAGGAAGGGTAATAGAAGTAGGTAAGTACTGTTTTGGTGTATACGCTCTGTTTCCAGACAGGACCCTTGAAGAGAGACAAAGCATACCCATAAAGATTCCACCGGGGCTGCAGGGTTGA
- a CDS encoding AMP-binding protein, translating to MQYDPERRLVLPQPKASESVALIHKGEEISYRELVDNINSYASLFEPLFGKPVAIVSENRPEWIYALYSIWSRGGTAVPIDFLIEEQDLLYILQEVKPAVVFCSDHTEEKIRRVAKDLELINFDRLVLPKPNVHAIYRELSEIALILYTSGTTGNPKGVMLSFKNLLSNIDAIKELNLVGSKDRTLAILPFHHSYPLMTTILVPLSIGASVVFLEKLSSDELLNTMRDYKPTVLVGVPRLYQMLEAKLRERLFSNLLGRTLYYLSIPLPFARKRLFSPIHKAFGGRLRFMVSGGAKLPLKTAKFFSRLGFKVIEGYGLTETSPIVSFNPPNRIKLGSVGIPIKGVSVKIDEDGQILVKGPNVMVGYYNKPEDTHKVFKEGYLMTGDLGYMDTEGYLYITGRIKEIIVLSGGKKVDPEEMESSLLESSKGLIKEVGILEIDGSLHALIVVNEEKLKELGIVNIEEYIKWKVLDPFNRSLPEWKRVVGYKLIKEELPKTRLGKLKRYKLLEIYKSTQEKKERRELKGPYVDALSSIIQSLTGKKPYADDHLEIDLGLDSLGKVELLAFIHSTFGLQITEEELSTLMRFEDLIRYIENHSVKKDTSSVDWGKILQESKPFHVESHPRFISIGRLILKVIFKLYNRLEVSFEENLPSGGFILAPNHASYLDGFVLLSALPEDVAKRTYFLGEEEYFRGSLRSLFARFAHVITVNLQKDLQGSLQKTAWLLKLGKTVVIFPEGARTRDGRLLPFKKGFAILSKELSVPVVPVVIEGTFKAMPIGSFFPKPYKIRVRFLRKIEPNGKSYEEIVQETKKAIEDVYRV from the coding sequence ATGCAGTATGACCCTGAAAGGAGGCTTGTACTTCCACAACCAAAAGCCTCCGAAAGCGTGGCACTCATTCACAAAGGAGAGGAAATATCCTACAGGGAACTTGTAGATAACATAAACTCCTACGCAAGTCTGTTTGAGCCACTCTTTGGAAAACCTGTGGCCATAGTATCGGAAAATAGACCAGAGTGGATTTATGCCCTGTACAGCATATGGTCCAGAGGTGGTACTGCCGTACCCATAGACTTCCTCATAGAAGAACAAGATCTGTTATACATACTCCAGGAGGTAAAACCTGCTGTAGTCTTCTGCTCAGACCATACGGAGGAAAAGATAAGAAGGGTTGCAAAGGATTTAGAGCTTATAAACTTTGACAGGCTTGTACTACCCAAACCTAACGTACACGCAATCTACAGAGAGCTTTCTGAGATAGCTTTGATACTCTACACTTCTGGAACTACAGGAAATCCCAAAGGAGTTATGCTTTCTTTTAAAAACCTCCTTTCCAACATAGACGCCATAAAGGAGCTTAACCTGGTAGGTAGTAAAGACAGAACACTAGCCATCCTTCCCTTCCATCACTCTTATCCCCTTATGACCACGATCTTAGTTCCCTTAAGTATAGGCGCCAGCGTGGTGTTTTTGGAGAAGCTAAGTTCGGATGAGCTTCTCAATACGATGAGAGACTATAAACCTACTGTCCTTGTGGGTGTACCGAGACTTTACCAAATGCTTGAAGCAAAACTAAGGGAACGGCTCTTCTCAAACCTATTAGGTAGAACACTTTACTACCTTTCTATCCCCCTACCCTTTGCAAGGAAAAGACTCTTCTCCCCCATTCACAAGGCCTTTGGTGGTAGACTGAGGTTCATGGTAAGTGGTGGCGCCAAGCTTCCCTTGAAAACTGCAAAGTTCTTCTCAAGGCTTGGCTTTAAAGTCATAGAAGGTTATGGGCTTACAGAGACATCACCCATAGTGTCCTTCAACCCACCAAATAGGATAAAGCTCGGTTCCGTAGGCATACCCATAAAAGGCGTGAGCGTAAAGATAGATGAAGATGGTCAGATCTTGGTAAAAGGTCCAAACGTAATGGTAGGTTACTACAACAAGCCAGAAGATACACATAAGGTCTTTAAGGAAGGATATCTCATGACGGGTGATCTGGGTTATATGGATACAGAAGGCTACTTATACATAACCGGAAGGATAAAAGAGATAATAGTCCTCTCAGGTGGTAAGAAAGTAGACCCAGAGGAAATGGAAAGTAGTCTTTTAGAAAGCTCAAAGGGTCTCATAAAGGAGGTAGGTATACTTGAGATAGACGGTAGTTTACACGCTCTTATAGTAGTAAACGAGGAAAAACTAAAAGAGCTGGGTATAGTAAACATAGAAGAGTACATAAAGTGGAAGGTTTTAGATCCCTTCAACAGAAGTTTACCCGAATGGAAGAGAGTAGTGGGCTACAAGTTAATAAAAGAGGAGCTTCCCAAGACAAGGCTCGGAAAGCTAAAAAGGTATAAGCTACTGGAGATTTACAAAAGTACCCAAGAGAAGAAAGAAAGAAGAGAACTGAAGGGGCCTTATGTAGACGCCCTCTCAAGTATCATACAGTCCTTAACAGGGAAAAAACCTTACGCCGATGACCATCTTGAGATAGACCTAGGGCTTGATTCTTTAGGAAAGGTAGAGCTACTAGCTTTCATACACAGCACTTTCGGACTTCAGATAACCGAAGAAGAACTCTCCACGCTCATGAGGTTTGAAGACCTTATAAGATACATAGAGAACCACTCTGTTAAAAAGGATACAAGCAGTGTAGATTGGGGAAAGATACTACAGGAAAGTAAACCTTTTCATGTGGAAAGCCATCCTAGGTTTATATCCATAGGAAGATTGATCCTAAAGGTAATTTTCAAGCTGTACAATAGGCTGGAAGTGAGTTTTGAAGAAAATTTACCAAGTGGCGGTTTCATACTAGCTCCCAACCACGCTAGCTATTTGGACGGTTTTGTACTACTTAGCGCTCTACCTGAAGATGTGGCCAAAAGGACTTACTTTCTGGGTGAAGAAGAGTACTTTCGAGGAAGTTTAAGGTCCCTCTTCGCAAGGTTTGCGCACGTTATCACCGTTAACCTACAGAAGGACCTTCAAGGGTCTCTTCAGAAGACCGCTTGGCTTTTAAAGCTTGGTAAGACAGTTGTCATATTCCCCGAGGGTGCGAGAACGAGAGACGGTAGACTTCTGCCCTTCAAAAAGGGGTTCGCCATACTCAGTAAAGAGCTTTCGGTACCAGTAGTGCCAGTAGTGATAGAAGGTACCTTTAAGGCTATGCCCATAGGTAGTTTCTTCCCTAAGCCTTATAAGATAAGGGTTAGATTTCTCAGGAAGATAGAACCAAATGGTAAAAGCTACGAGGAAATAGTGCAAGAAACAAAGAAGGCTATAGAGGATGTATATAGGGTATAA
- the dapA gene encoding 4-hydroxy-tetrahydrodipicolinate synthase, which yields MFYGSIVALITPFKDGDVDYESLKKLIDFHVNNGTDAILVCGTSGESPTLTFEEHERVIQEAVAYAKGRIKVIAGTGANATHEALELTYYAKKAGADACLLVVPYYNKPTQEGLYQHFKTVADEVDIPIILYNIPSRTGVEISVDTVYRLVKDCPNIIGSKESTPNMDRISELRKKLGDEFIILSGDDSLTLPMMALGAKGVVSVASNVMPREVKAMVDYALAGDFKKAMQMHYYLYDLFKVLFIETNPIPVKTACWAMGMCEKEFRLPLCPMKPENEKLLLDTLRKYNLPLVV from the coding sequence ATGTTTTACGGCTCTATAGTTGCACTCATCACACCCTTTAAGGACGGTGATGTAGATTACGAAAGCCTTAAAAAGCTTATAGACTTTCACGTGAACAACGGCACAGATGCCATCCTAGTATGTGGGACCTCTGGAGAATCCCCTACGCTCACCTTTGAAGAACACGAAAGGGTTATACAGGAAGCTGTAGCCTACGCCAAAGGAAGAATAAAAGTTATAGCAGGAACTGGAGCCAACGCTACCCACGAAGCTTTAGAGCTTACCTATTACGCTAAAAAGGCAGGTGCAGACGCGTGCCTTCTGGTAGTTCCTTACTACAACAAACCCACGCAGGAAGGTTTGTACCAACACTTTAAAACCGTAGCAGATGAAGTAGACATACCCATAATCCTCTACAACATACCCTCAAGGACCGGAGTTGAGATATCTGTGGATACCGTCTACAGGCTAGTAAAGGATTGCCCTAACATAATAGGCTCCAAGGAGTCCACCCCCAACATGGACCGCATATCCGAGCTCAGGAAAAAGCTGGGTGATGAGTTTATCATACTCTCCGGTGATGACTCCCTTACACTTCCCATGATGGCCTTGGGTGCAAAAGGGGTAGTCTCAGTAGCCAGCAACGTGATGCCAAGGGAAGTAAAGGCTATGGTAGACTATGCCCTTGCCGGAGACTTTAAAAAAGCTATGCAGATGCATTACTATCTGTACGACCTGTTTAAGGTCCTCTTCATAGAGACGAACCCTATACCTGTAAAGACTGCATGCTGGGCTATGGGCATGTGTGAAAAGGAGTTCAGGCTTCCTCTATGTCCTATGAAGCCAGAGAATGAAAAGCTTCTCCTTGATACACTAAGAAAGTATAACTTACCCTTAGTAGTATGA
- a CDS encoding YceD family protein, which yields MPVVNLKEAFKRGKRFTGSYRLSPKEVGLPADLGELREPVEVYLEIYKEDRGYRVFMSITGKVVLECSRCLTVFENDIGREHNFRIESYPTKDVMYLSPSDLEVSFYEDEENVDIAQLVREQIILSIPTKPLCDPECKGIHLEEAHADNPFAVLKRFLP from the coding sequence ATGCCCGTGGTAAACCTAAAGGAGGCTTTTAAAAGAGGTAAAAGGTTTACAGGTAGTTACAGACTTTCACCCAAGGAAGTGGGACTGCCTGCAGACCTTGGGGAGCTAAGAGAACCCGTGGAGGTGTACTTGGAGATATACAAAGAGGACAGGGGCTACAGGGTCTTTATGTCCATCACGGGTAAGGTAGTCCTTGAATGTAGCAGATGCTTGACAGTGTTTGAGAACGACATAGGCAGGGAGCATAACTTTAGGATAGAAAGCTACCCTACCAAAGATGTGATGTACCTGAGTCCCTCTGACTTGGAAGTATCCTTCTACGAGGATGAAGAAAACGTAGACATAGCACAGCTCGTCAGAGAGCAGATTATCTTAAGCATCCCTACAAAACCCCTATGCGACCCTGAGTGTAAAGGAATACATCTTGAAGAAGCTCATGCGGACAATCCCTTTGCAGTCCTCAAGAGGTTTCTACCTTAG
- a CDS encoding histidine triad nucleotide-binding protein — MDCIFCKIVRGEIPSKKVYEDELVYAFYDINPVAPQHILIVPKKHIVGVQQLEQEDECLVGHMFYVARRIAEQLGLAPDENLNKGYRLVFNVGKDAGQSVFHLHLHLIGGRSMGWPPG; from the coding sequence ATGGACTGCATCTTCTGCAAGATAGTAAGGGGTGAGATACCTTCTAAAAAGGTTTATGAAGATGAGCTTGTATATGCTTTCTACGATATAAACCCTGTGGCACCACAGCATATCCTCATAGTACCCAAGAAGCACATAGTAGGTGTACAACAACTGGAGCAAGAAGACGAATGCTTGGTGGGTCACATGTTCTACGTGGCGCGTAGGATAGCCGAGCAGCTGGGGTTAGCACCTGATGAGAATCTAAACAAAGGCTACAGGCTCGTGTTCAACGTGGGTAAGGATGCAGGTCAGAGTGTCTTTCATCTTCACTTACACCTAATAGGTGGAAGATCCATGGGTTGGCCACCTGGATGA
- a CDS encoding DUF4149 domain-containing protein has translation MKNFLLFINSFYLGLGSFFSFFIAPTLFRVLTKDQAGSVVEKIFPVYFLVGLVVGLVSSLLLFKQDKVALLLAMLVFLTSAVELFFIVPYSHHLKQVDYERFLFWHGVSMVINLVNLLSSFGLCVRLMLK, from the coding sequence ATGAAGAACTTTCTGCTCTTTATAAACTCCTTCTACCTAGGGCTTGGTTCCTTTTTTAGCTTCTTCATAGCCCCTACGCTTTTTAGAGTGCTTACAAAGGACCAAGCCGGCTCTGTAGTAGAAAAGATCTTCCCAGTTTACTTCTTGGTTGGTCTTGTTGTAGGCCTTGTGTCCTCCCTTTTACTTTTCAAACAGGATAAGGTTGCCCTACTTCTGGCTATGCTCGTATTCCTTACATCCGCTGTGGAACTCTTCTTCATAGTACCCTACTCACACCACTTAAAACAGGTAGACTACGAACGCTTTCTCTTTTGGCATGGGGTTTCCATGGTCATAAACCTCGTTAACCTCCTGTCATCCTTTGGATTGTGTGTCAGGCTAATGCTTAAGTGA